The bacterium genome includes the window TATAAGGCTTACAGTTGGGAATAACAAAATTGTGAAGAAGCTGATAATCTTACGGTAATTTGGAGTGTTCTGCAAAAGGGGAGGGCAAAAGCTCTCCCCTTTGCTTTTTACTTGATATAAATTTTTATTTCTTGACTTCATTCAAAAATAGAGTATGTTTGACAGTTGATGAAGAAAGTATACTTCCTTTTTATTTTGGTCTTTTTAAGTTGCAAACCACCGAGAAATAATCCATATGACCCAAAATCACCAAATTATATAGGAGAGGGTGTAGTCAAAGGTAGAGTCACTAATACCACAGGAGTTCCTCTTTACGGAGCAATTCTATCTACTATTCCAATAAAGTTTGCTACAGAGTCTGATTCCAATGGTTTCTTTATCCTAACTTCTGATCCGAGGGTATGGCAACTTGTAGCCACTAAGGAAGGCTATGTACCTGAGACAACCCATGTCCATATAGCTGTGGGAGAAACAACAGAGGTTAACTTCTTTCTTAATGGGCTGCCCATTATCCAATCCGCATGGGTTATATCATGCCACGAAGATAGAGGATGGCCAGTGGGCAGCATCTATTGGGCTGATGTATGGGGTGAAGTTCAAGATTTTGATGGACCACAAGACATAGACTCGGTTTGGGTAATAGTAGAATTGGAGTCAACTATAATAAAAAAATATTTGTCCCGCTGGAACATGGGCTACGGAATAAGAATATATGCAGATTCTTGCCCGAACGGCGATTTAGAATCTCTTATAGGCAGACCCTTTATCCTCTGTACAGTTGATAAAAAAGGGGCTATTGGAATTTCTACAACCTTTTATCTCCCAAGAATCATCTA containing:
- a CDS encoding carboxypeptidase-like regulatory domain-containing protein, which codes for MKKVYFLFILVFLSCKPPRNNPYDPKSPNYIGEGVVKGRVTNTTGVPLYGAILSTIPIKFATESDSNGFFILTSDPRVWQLVATKEGYVPETTHVHIAVGETTEVNFFLNGLPIIQSAWVISCHEDRGWPVGSIYWADVWGEVQDFDGPQDIDSVWVIVELESTIIKKYLSRWNMGYGIRIYADSCPNGDLESLIGRPFILCTVDKKGAIGISTTFYLPRIIYSVPRVVSPTYGDTLSQSLPIDFVWQGVEVSYTITYRLIIQNWPTMDTVLTKGNIMETTTTIDPMPPATYLWRVEGKDDFGDISRSSTTMFVVK